The Candidatus Scalindua japonica DNA window TTGAGTAACAAGATAAAGATTTGGCGGACAATCTATAAGGACATAATCATAGTAGTCTTTAACCCTGTTGATAAAATCTCTGAGGATACGGCGCTGGTCCACATAGAAAAGAGCATCCCTTATTTCGCTTGACGTATCTAGGCCCAGAGCTTCTTTTACCCGTTTCAATGTTCGTTTGAGTACAAAAATCGGTTCCTGCATGAAACCGGATTCTATTTTTCTCCAGACTTTTGCGGCCAGATCAATATCAATACCTAATAAATCTATATCCGATGGAATCAGATCCAGGTCCCTTACCACATGTTTTGTGATCTTGCTGCCGGAAAATAATTCAATTGGCGATTTCCATATAATACTTTCTGATGGAAACTTTTCAAAACTATCCTGTAGATAATGCTCAAAGAGGCTGGCAGTTGTTCCATCCTCGCTTTTGAACACTTCCCATCGTTCGGGAACAACACACAGAAAAGTCAGATTAGTCTGGGGATCAACATCAACAAGTAAAACTTTCTTATTATGATAAAGAGAAAGTGCGCAACCGATATGGTAGGTAGTCGTCGTTTTGCCAACACCACCTTTATAGTTAATAAATGAAATAACTTTTCCCATGGATACTATATCTTTAATGAAGACCTCAATACAAAATCTATTACCCGTAAAGATTGCCGTGTATAATGCAGAAAAGTGGCTGATAAAGCAAATGAATATATCATGGGGTTACCAAAAGGGATAATAATCAAAAGCAAAAATAGTATCCCTCCACGATGGTCCCGCAATCAATTAACCAGGTAATAATCTCTTTTATCATTCACAATAAGAGAGGATGAAGGAGATTATTCTTTCCTTTAAATCAGTTACTAATTAATCAATCGATTCCATTATATTTACAAAAACAGGATTGAGTAAGTACCGCTCCTCAGTCACCCATTTGCAGCATACAAGAGTGTGGATCTGCATGATAATCTCA harbors:
- a CDS encoding ParA family protein — encoded protein: MGKVISFINYKGGVGKTTTTYHIGCALSLYHNKKVLLVDVDPQTNLTFLCVVPERWEVFKSEDGTTASLFEHYLQDSFEKFPSESIIWKSPIELFSGSKITKHVVRDLDLIPSDIDLLGIDIDLAAKVWRKIESGFMQEPIFVLKRTLKRVKEALGLDTSSEIRDALFYVDQRRILRDFINRVKDYYDYVLIDCPPNLYLVTQNALAASDYYLITSIPDHMSTIGINILMEKIRELNATMQRKCDLAGSEIHNITLKGILFTMVRTFGQGVVNTHKDKMNELRRDHSDLCFENYISWGAGYTEAAAQAVPVFLLKDDNSKRVAGQYKLVTEEFLDKVGG